The Ornithorhynchus anatinus isolate Pmale09 chromosome X2, mOrnAna1.pri.v4, whole genome shotgun sequence genome window below encodes:
- the XKR6 gene encoding XK-related protein 6: MAAKSDGGGGGGGFAPLHDPDEAGGGGEEEEEEEEDGEPADEGGGGGGGEEDDGGGGAGDEPGESSSLHICHCCNTSSCYWGCRSACLRSLLTPKPGPAAAAAAPPSRPPPAAQRPWLDCLWIVLALLVFFGDVGTDVWLAVHYYGRGDYGWFGLTLFFVLVPSLLVQSLSFRWFVQDYTGGGLGAVEGLTSRGPPMMGAAAAAAAAAPPGPSATPGAQRLCRLSVWIWQSVIHLLQMGQVWSHKPKTGGLRLKGDCFGVI; the protein is encoded by the coding sequence ATGGCGGCCAAGtcggatggcggcggcggcggcggcggtttcGCCCCGCTGCACGACCCGGacgaggcggggggcggcggcgaggaggaggaggaggaggaggaggacggggagcccgccgacgagggaggaggaggaggaggaggcgaggaggacgacggcggcggcggggcgggggacgaGCCGGGGGAGAGCAGCTCCCTGCACATCTGCCACTGCTGCAACACCTCGTCGTGCTACTGGGGCTGCCGCTCCGCCTGCCTGCGCTCCCTGCTGACGCCCaagccgggcccggccgccgccgccgccgcgccgccctcccggcctccccccgcggCGCAGCGGCCCTGGCTGGACTGCCTGTGGATCGTGCTGGCGCTGCTCGTCTTCTTCGGCGACGTGGGCACCGACGTGTGGCTGGCCGTCCACTACTACGGCCGCGGGGACTACGGCTGGTTCGGCCTGACGCTGTTCTTCGTGCTGGTGCCGTCGCTGCTGGTGCAGAGCCTCAGCTTCCGCTGGTTCGTGCAGGACTACACGGGCGGGGGCCTGGGCGCCGTGGAGGGCCTCACCAGCCGCGGCCCGCCCATGatgggcgccgccgccgccgccgccgccgccgcgccccccGGGCCCTCCGCCACCCCCGGGGCGCAGCGCCTCTGCCGCCTCTCCGTCTGGATCTGGCAGTCCGTCATCCACCTGCTGCAGATGGGGCAGGTGTGGAG